The Streptomyces aurantiacus genome includes a region encoding these proteins:
- a CDS encoding CGNR zinc finger domain-containing protein has protein sequence MATDDMWIWDGGRVCLDLVNTLRNRWRTPPTETLRSSGDLVLWLQEAGLLAPDPPHSAPAAVLASGRRLRETVDRAVLAVTDGRLPAADDIMALNRSAAQAPRPALQIAIADGRLEPADTTNLATDPAVALALVAQDAVDLLLSAEIRRVRVCGADTCALRFLDRSPAHNRRWCSMARCGNRTKVRLHQARARRSEHTPRG, from the coding sequence TGCCTGGACCTCGTCAACACCCTGCGCAATCGTTGGCGGACACCGCCAACGGAGACACTCCGGAGTTCAGGCGACCTGGTCCTCTGGCTTCAAGAGGCCGGGCTGCTCGCACCGGACCCCCCGCACTCCGCCCCTGCCGCCGTCCTGGCGTCGGGCCGCCGACTGCGGGAGACGGTCGACCGGGCCGTACTGGCGGTCACAGACGGCCGGCTGCCCGCAGCCGACGACATCATGGCGCTCAACCGATCTGCAGCGCAGGCCCCGCGCCCCGCCCTGCAGATCGCCATCGCGGACGGACGCCTGGAGCCTGCCGACACCACGAACCTGGCCACCGACCCCGCGGTCGCCTTGGCGCTCGTCGCCCAGGACGCCGTCGATCTACTTCTGTCCGCCGAGATCCGGCGCGTACGCGTCTGCGGCGCGGACACCTGCGCCCTGCGCTTCCTGGACCGCTCCCCTGCCCACAACCGCCGCTGGTGCTCCATGGCGCGCTGCGGCAACCGCACCAAGGTCCGCCTCCACCAGGCCCGGGCCAGACGGAGCGAGCACACCCCGAGAGGCTGA
- a CDS encoding winged helix-turn-helix transcriptional regulator has protein sequence MDVWTEALQDSGMDHRLDRDTSNCSIARTLEVVGEKWTILILREVWYGSSRFGDFERVLGCPRNLLAGRLRMLVEEGILATETYKEPGARSRPKYVITPMGMDLVPAVMGLLHWGDRYRADPEGPAVLTRHRGCGAQVNVHVRCEQGHSVREEDIESVPGPAFRMKAAE, from the coding sequence GCATGGACCACCGTCTCGACCGGGACACGTCGAACTGCTCGATCGCGCGGACCCTTGAGGTCGTGGGGGAGAAGTGGACGATCCTGATCCTCCGCGAGGTCTGGTACGGCTCGTCCCGCTTCGGCGACTTCGAACGCGTCCTGGGCTGTCCTCGCAACCTGCTCGCGGGGCGACTCCGGATGCTGGTGGAGGAAGGGATCCTGGCCACCGAGACCTACAAGGAGCCGGGTGCGCGGAGCCGACCGAAGTACGTGATCACCCCGATGGGCATGGATCTCGTGCCGGCCGTGATGGGGCTCCTGCACTGGGGCGACCGGTATCGCGCCGATCCGGAGGGGCCGGCCGTGCTGACGCGGCACCGTGGGTGCGGCGCGCAGGTCAACGTCCACGTCCGCTGCGAGCAAGGCCACTCCGTGCGGGAGGAAGACATCGAGAGCGTTCCTGGGCCCGCATTTCGCATGAAGGCCGCCGAGTGA